Within the Acinonyx jubatus isolate Ajub_Pintada_27869175 chromosome E4, VMU_Ajub_asm_v1.0, whole genome shotgun sequence genome, the region GACTGTTCCTTGCTATGAACATGGGCCAGAGCATGTggaggctctctctgcccctgcccccgcttgcactctgcctctcaagataaaataaagacataaaaaattaaaataaatagataaacgtcttatttatttatcgtgtgtgtgtgtgtgacagagagaggggagaaggggagaaggtgacggggagagagaatccccggaaggctccatgctgccagcgcagagcccaacgcagggtgtgagctcacaaaccatgggagcatgacctgagctggaatcaagtcggacacttacctgactcagccacccaggtgccccaacaccacCCTCTCCTTAACAGGAGCCATTTATCTGGCATCATTTTGGCCAGTCTTAAGGGAGAACAAGAGGGCAGCCGAGTTCTATGCCCATCCACAGACGTCATCCTGAATCTCCTCCTCCAAACACCCACACCATACTCGCTGCCCGGCAGCCTGACCCTCTGTGTTCCCCATGAGCCTGCAGAACTTCTCACCGGCTCCCTCTGCTTTATCCCAAGTggggtgtggcgggggggggtcCTCTCCAAGCCTCACAAATACAGGACGCAAATTCCCCTCAACGACATGTGGAGATGGACAGccaacattcactgagcacccaGTGTATACCAAGCCTGTCTCAGCTTTACCCACACTGTCTCAAGTTAGCCACTCATGCCTGCAGCCCCATGACGGAGCACTGCTGCCCTGGGTCATGAACATTTTCCATGTTTTCCTGTACCTGAAGTGTGGATGTATCTTACAGCAGGTGGCATCTCACCATCGTGACACAGTGGTCACTGCCTGACCTCCTGCAAACTCGGTCCTAGCTGTTCCTATGTTGTGACTTCACATGCGGAGAACAGGTGCTATTTTAAGCGTCTTCAGAAAGATTAGACTGTGAGTCATCTTCGACTTAAAAGGGTTTTGTGGATGCAGAAACACGGGCAGCAGAGAAGTAGAGCACTGATTTGATATTGGCAAAGGAGACACATTATTCACCACTACAGCCATGCCCACAATTCCAGATGGCCTTGCAGAGCAACAACCAAGGACATGCACTTGTGAGAAACGCTGGGCCTCCTACACTCCTGATCATAGATCAGCAAGCTTTTTGTATAAAGGGTCAGACGGGGAGTAATTTTGGTGCTGTGAGACATACAGACTCAGCTGCGACCACTCAACTCCGTCGTTACAGCGTGAAAGCAGCCATACACGATAGGTAATGGGCATGGCTctgttacaataaaactttatttgcaaaaacaggtgGCGCGCTGCATTGGGCCCATGGGTTATAGTGTATTGACCCCTTCTTTGGATGGAACAGTAAACAGtatttgggggtgcttgggtggctcagttcagttaagtgtctgacgcttgatttcggctcaggtcacgatcccaggatcatgggatcaaaccgcacattaggctctgtgctgggcacggagcctccttgggattcatattctctctctctctctctctctccctccctccctccctccctccctccctctctctctctctgtgtgcaagtgcacatgctctctctctctcacaaagaaaaaaaaaggaaaacagtatttACTAGAAAAATACAAGCAGTGATGACTCTAAGTCAAAAGTGATACAGAAAATTAAACCCTGAAATGTGAAGAAATTCTAGGACTGTCTTAACTAATGAATGTCAGTTATAAGTTCCCTTATGCATAGTTAAAAAAGCAAcgtatgatttaaaaaaacccttttacttttttttttaaagtttatttatttacttcgagagagagagagtgagctgggagggggcagagagagagagggagagacagaatccaaagcaggctccacactgccagcctagagcctgatgcagggctcgatcccacagaccacaagatcatgacctgagccaaaatccagagtcggacactcaaccacctgagtcacccaggcacccctaaaaaacaaaaaaaaaaaacaaacaaactccttTTATCCAAATCAAAGAGCTCAAAGAGCTCTTTCaaaaagtttcaaataaaatttccacgtaatgagaaaacattttctagaaCTTAGTATCGTTTTTTTACTTCCTGATGGTTATGTTTAAAAACGGAGCATCTTAAATCCATAGCTTCTTAGATCTGAGGAGATAGGATCTTGTACCCATTGTGATGTGGACATTAAGGCTCACAGGGAGAAGTGACTCGCTCGGGGTCACCCTGTGATCACAAGTGTGACCACAGAGCTAGAACGACTGGcagcttcctctgcctcctcccagctGAGCCCAAACACCACACTGATCCACACAGTCTcaggaagggaaaggcagaggggtATCTACTCCATGAGGGTAGGGGTTTCGTGTGCCTGGCTCACCACCCATCTCTGGGGCTTGCACCAGCCAGGCCTAGAGGTGATTGATAAATGATTCAACTCCCACATCAGGCAGCCTGAATTCAAAGCatgactctgccacttactccCCCCTGTGCACATCTCAGCGTTATCATCTTGGATGATACTACTTGCATCAAATAGTTGCTGGgaggttaaatgagttaatatagtTAAAAGCACTTATCATGGTGCTTGACACAAAGAAAGCACTCCATAAATATCAACTGTGAAGGGGGCgctggggtggttcagttggttgagcatctgacttcagctcaggttgagatctcacaactcgtgagttcgactccgcattgggctctctgctgtcagggtgaagctcactttggatcctttgtccccctctttatgcccctccccatGCATgttctctcagaaaaataaacatctaaaaaatatatcAGCCATGAAGATACTTATCCTGATATCCCAAACATCCAGCACAAGGAAAGTTCAGTATAAGTACTTGCTGAATGAGTGAGTGATAACAAAagagaatggatggatggacagctaggtggacaggtgggtggagagatggactggaaaataaatggataattaaatagatggatggacaaatggatggatgcAGGTaaagatgggtggatggatggatgggtagatggaagTAAACATGGgtaggaagatggatggatgggtggatggatgggtggatagaagATGTaaagatgagtggatggatggatggatgatgtaaaaaaggatggatgaatggatgggtgggtggatggaagtAAACATGGgtaggaagatggatggatgggtgggtggatggatgggtgggtaatggatggatggatggatggatggatggatgggtgggtggatggatggatggatgggtgggtgggtgggtggatggatgggtgggtgggtgggtgggtgggtggatggatggatggatggatggatgaatggatggaagtAAACATGGgtaggaagatggatggatggatggatgggtgggtgcatggatggatggatgggtggatggatacattgatggataggtagatggatggatggaagtaaACATGGGTAGGAAGacggatggatgggtagatggatggatggatgggtgggtagaagTAAAGATAGGtaggtgggtgaatggatggatggatggatggatggatggatggaagtaaACATGGgtaggaagatggatggatgggtggatggatggatgggtgggtggatggatgagtggatggatagatggatggataggtagaagTAAAGATAGgtagatgggtgaatggatgggcagatggatagAAGCAATGCTGTCATATGGAGgaatggatggagagatggagatgTGGACAGatgcatggatgaatggatgaacaaccTGGAACCAGAGGGAACTCCTCCTGTATAACTGGAAGCCAGACCCCCTGTGGAAGATCTGGGTCCCAGATATCTCTCACCGGCTGAACCAGAACATTGTTCTTGCCATAGAGGAGCGTGGCCCGGGAGTTCTGGTGCAGGGACTCAACACAGTCACGGGCAGAAAGGGATGGTCGGTCGTCCATGCTGCCACTTGAATGTCTCTTCTGGATCTGGAAGggtgaggggaggtggagggtgagGCCTGCGGTGACCCTCAATGTCCCACTCCATTCTCCACCTCCACACCAAGTCTGGCACTCAGCCCAActccctcccagggccccagagcCCACCCCTACTCACACAGAGGGCTGGACGCTTGGTGGGTGAGTCCTGCCACAGGTGCGAGCTGTGGATGCGGTGCCTCTGGACAAGCTCGTCGGCCGAGGGGTCAGTCCAGAAGTGATCTGCAGTCTTCATCTTGGTGTACTCCAGGGCACGGGGCCCCACTGTGGAGCATACAGGGGCTGGGAATCCATAGCCCTGCAAGTCCACCCTCCTGTCTACCCCCAGATGGGCCACCAACttcactgcctctcccctccagccAGTGAATATGCCCCAGGGACCTGCTAAGGAGAGTCCAGCACAAGAGCCTGAGAGCAAGAGCCAGGGAACAGGTAAGTTTTGATGGAGAAGGCTAGAGGGAAATGAGAGAGGCCCTTAGGAGGTGCACCAGTGAGCCAAGATCAGAGATCCAGATGAAGCTCAGAGCCCTGGACCACTTACCCAACAAAGACGCAACGATGGGGCCATCCACCGGGTCCATCTGGAGGGCTTCCTTCTCATAGTATTTACTAGCAAGAGAAAAGGACAGGCAGGTCTGGATGGGAACCAGCAGAGGGCGCACACTTGACACTCACCTGATGCTTAAGAGCAGACTGAGTTCAGCCTCCCTCTTGTTACCCAGTTAACGCTGTAAGCCTCAAAtgtcccatctgtaaaatgggggtaataaaaacatatatcctAGGGCCATCAGAAGGActttagaggggcacctgtgtggttcagttaagtgtctgactcttgatctcagctcaggtcttgatctcagggtcgtgagttcacgCCTCACGTagagctccacgctgggtgtgaagcttacttaaattaaaaaaaaagggggacttTTGAAAGAGACAACAGATGTGGGCACTTAGTACCATGCTTGGCACGTAACTGCTTAATACATGGCTGTGATACAGCCTTAATGAGAGTAACGGGAATAATAATTAGAAGGCTGCTTCTGGCTGCTTCTATCAGCTTCTATCACATCTTCCATTTCAGGCGCCAAGTGGCTTGGGAGCTCAGATGATGTCAGCTCTTCTAATATTATTGAGGCAATAGAAGGCTTTCTAGCTGTGGTGTGTACGGAAAAGCTGTATTAACAGGACATCCTGCGCGGATAACTATGTGGATGACGCTGGCCTGACGTGCTCGCAAGCGCCCCCTGGCTTCTGGCTCTTCAAAATAACTTGTCATATGGGCAAGACAATGTTTGTGCCGAGTGTTTTCgggttttgcttctttgtttgaGTTGTTGTGTAGTGCCTTCTAATTCTCTGCCAACTCCTACAAGCTAGGAACCGAATTTTAGAGTTGGAAAGGACCTTGTTCTACCTTCCCAAGGGAtgtcaggctcagagagggtaagtgacttcTTGGAGGCCACACAGCAGGTGGATGCAAGCTATACCCAGCCGGCTTGGGTGTTCCCATCCTACAGCAGGGGCCAAAGAACACAGGATCTGCAGCGAGGCAGACTGCGTGGGAGCCCAGGTCGGCCAATCCCACTCTCACTGTGTGTCCCTGGGCATGTGACGActaccctctctgagctttagtgtcctcagctataaaatgacaAGAATGACAGAACCCACCTGCCCaggttgttgggaggattaaatattGACCTGCTTTTACAGCAACAGCACAGACTCTGACACCAGGGAGTTCTTGCTAAGGGGTGGCAACATCACTGTAATTTGACCCCAGAGGAATCGTCTATCCCCCAGGATACTGGCTGAAGCCGAATGGACATGCTCTGTGCATTCTCAGCAGCAAGTTTATCCATTTTGGTGTCAGATCTGAAGGCAAAACTTCAAGAC harbors:
- the LOC106988430 gene encoding small G protein signaling modulator 1-like isoform X2, whose product is MDPVDGPIVASLLVGPRALEYTKMKTADHFWTDPSADELVQRHRIHSSHLWQDSPTKRPALCIQKRHSSGSMDDRPSLSARDCVESLHQNSRATLLYGKNNVLVQPVRDIWDPDLPQGVWLPVIQEEFPLVPGCSSIHPCICPHLHLSIHSSI
- the LOC106988430 gene encoding small G protein signaling modulator 1-like isoform X1 is translated as MKGESRVLPLTNLTSLQGKQENSNCGNMCKYYEKEALQMDPVDGPIVASLLVGPRALEYTKMKTADHFWTDPSADELVQRHRIHSSHLWQDSPTKRPALCIQKRHSSGSMDDRPSLSARDCVESLHQNSRATLLYGKNNVLVQPVRDIWDPDLPQGVWLPVIQEEFPLVPGCSSIHPCICPHLHLSIHSSI